CTGTGAAGTTCTgatctcaaaactgggtctcccttttcaacagcatcaacagcctgttgttccagaaccatatttaATCCACTCCAGTGCTACAGTTGTTAAATGTGTTCCTGTCTGGTATtttccctagaagtagttttcaATTTGAGCTTGAAACATTTGTGCacctagtttttctttctccaaaaTTTCTTTTAAGTTTCCTATATGTAGCATATACCTTTCCCACAACCATAATACCATCAACACCCTGCACTTCTTGTTCAGCCATTCTGCCTTACGCATCATGCACTATTCGCGCACTTCGTATTTTAATCACGTGTATTATATTCTGCTCTCCTAGTTTCATTCTTTTGCTTTTGCCATTCGTCAGTCAGGCTCCTTGAAACATTCCTCGATTTCCTTTCCTAGAACTTGTTTTGATCGCATCTCtctgcattccttcctttcttcaacagaCGGCACTACATGACCACCATCTTGTGGTCAGAGTCCGCGTTTACACCTTGAAAGGTCTTCGCATCCAATACGTGGACAGTACACTATAAGCTATTTTGATTTCAATGTTAGAATCTATGAACAGAGTGAATCAGGTATTGTAATTTGACGCTATTAGGCAAAACTCGGTCAACCAACCAAAATTGAGTCAACGTTGAACCCCTTCTCAAAAATCAGAAACATATGGCTATGCATCTGTACTACCTCAACATCCCGCATTTGTTTTCCATGTGAGTGTCTATAATTCACATAAGCAGGGGACATTTAGTAATATTTGATTGGTTTTTGCATGATGTTATTTTATTGATTATGTATTAAAGACGCTTTTAAGCCACTACTACTCATGCTACAATGATGTACTGTGCAGCTGAAATTTAATATACATTGAATCCTGTAATCACGCTGAAGAGTATCAAACACATTGACAAAGGAAACTCAAATGTTGAAGAGTTTTTTGAAGTCTAACGTTAGAATGAGCCCAAAAATTCTAGCTGAGAAAAAAAGTCATTGTGTAAATATAGCATTAGGAAAGCACTCAGCAGATGTTCATTGCTCACGTCATTGCATATGATCTTACCGAGGTAACGATTTTAGCCTTctatgttttggactggctattgGCTCACATAGTGCCTACCTTTCAACTAGTTTTCACTACTGTTTCTAACTTACTGGAGCTCGTGCCCATAACTTATTATATTTAACTTGCCTAAAACGCTCATTGTCTGTTGTGTTTCCCGTCATTCTGTGCCCGACAGCGCTGCCTTCTGCGCAGACGAGCGCAACTTTTAGCCGTGCCTGTGTCTCTGGCCAATCAGTGCTAGCGAGGATTGTTACGTAACGGACCTCTCTGACTGGCTTGTCTGTTGGAACCTATCATGGCGAGCAGGAGCATGTTTCATTGGGGCTCCAGGCTAGCAACGAGTCTAACCATGGATCATGGTATTGTTCATCCTCAAGAACTCCATTTCATTTGATATATTTCGTTTCCTTCTGGTGGATTAAGTACGACTGCGCTGGATAAATTTTGTGAGTACTGTATGTAACAACGCGTGACTCCAAACATGGAAGTTTCATTGGAATGGAAGTTACTGTTTTCGGCATCAAAGTTTTCATCATCTATAGCTCTGTGACTTCGTGAAAACCAATCTCTCCGTGGTCTTTCGGAAATCGTCTGATTCTTGAAATTAATGTAAACTAGAAAAATAAGATTTCGGCCTGTTTGTAATTCTCTTACAGAAACATGGGTTTCTAATTTTGTAATTAACAAAAGGCTTGCTCCCAAATTTCAGTTCTTGTTATTTAATGTTTAAAGTAATTTTCTCGGGAGTAACGTGGTGGTACTGCTATGAGACTAATGCCATGATTTGTGTAATGCCTGAAAGAGTTCCCACAAGCGTTTACTTTTTCTTTCGGTCCCTTATTGATTCTATTTATTTAGTGTTATTCTtcctcttaattttaattttatttactggAAATTTGTTTTTCTAGATTCTCTTTTGTTCTTTCTTTATTCCGATTATTGTGGGATTGGTAGGATTTGTGCCTGCTTGTAAATTTGCCTGCACCGGTAACTGTAGTGTTGAGTATTAATTGTTGATGTTGAATGATTTGAGGTTATGGGAACATATCATTTTTTCCCTGGCATGAATTCTGTGTCCTCCGCTATAATTCGATTGTACTTAATTCTTTTGTAATGTTTTAAGATCGTTTCTCTTAATCTTCGATTATTTTTCCTCCTCTTTCGGAGGTTGTTTTCTTTAGCCTATTTCTGGCTCATGTTGAATTCTTATTCTTTGACGTTTGTGAAAGCTCATGGCGTGAAACATGAAGCTGGTCAAGTGTATCTAAAAACTTTGAAGTGTAATTGCTCAAAAAAATTCTGAGGTAGTTGGTTGAGATCTAGAGTCAGTAATTTAACGTTAGCGGTACTTAAAATACTGGATTATCTGTCTTAATTTAACTTAAATGACGGCCGTCTCTTGAATATTTGAGTCAACTGTTAATTAATAAAATTACTTGGAAGAAAAAATTAACTTTATTATGTTGCAGCTCATTGAGCCTTATTTAATAGTATTGTTCCTTTTCCAGTTGTTAAACGATtctgtaatattttaaattaaacctAATGAAAGTCAGTAATTGGTCGGTCTTTCTTTCAACTAGTTAACCGGTTAATACTGTACCAGCTCTATTCTAGGTATCCACGGCAACTCCTTGTGTACTGGAGGTAAGTTTTCTTGCTTTGGTCTTTATTCGTCTGGGGAATGTGCCCAGTGTTTCGGTTTAATTTACGGTTTGTTTTACCTTGTCTTGAACTCGTACCAGCTCAAAGGACGGTACTGGCTGGTGGATTCTTGAGCTATGCTGTGCTTCATGAACAGCAACAGTTTGCTCATTCTTTAACGAGCTTCTAGGTTAACTGTTTCTTATTTAACACAAAACGGCGCATATTGTGATAATGGTTTGACAGGCCGCTAGATGCATGGTAGTGAGGAAAGTTGATTAAATAACTTTTGTTTAATATACTGAGATCTTACCAACCTCAATATGTCAATAAATTATCTTGTTTTTGTGCCTTAAACCCCTTTTGCTTAACACCCCCTCTGTTTATATTTCAGGACAGAGAATGTGGCCACATTGACCAAAGAGACAGTGTTTTTGTGCTCATCTTGCTCCAAGACATTCAATTGTGAAAGTGACCTTAAGAACCATTTGTTAACTCATTCTGCGCATTTTTGTGCAGTTTGCGCTAGAACATTTTCTAAGAAGAGGAGTCTCATGAGTCATATGTTAATTCATTCTGATGTAATAGTGCACGTTTGTCCAGTGTGCAGTAATGCATATGCTCATAAGCGCAATCTAAGAAAACACATGGTTTTGCACTCCGGGGAGAAACCTTATTTTTGTTCATTGTGTGAAAGTTCATTTGCATCAAAGTACCAGCTTCAAAGGCATATTTTCAGTCATTCGACGGAAAAGCCGTATTCCTGTACTGTATGTAGCAACACTTACAGGCAACGAAGTCATCTCCAAACCCACATTCTATCTCACTCTGGAGAACGACCACATTTTTGTGCTCTGTGCAATAATTCTTTCATGACCAAATACTGTCTCGACAGGCATATGCTGACGCATACTGGTGAAAAGCAATACAGGTGTGAAATGTGCAGCAGTACCTTCTCAACTAAGCACTCCCTCCAGCGACACATGCTGAAGCATAACGGTGTGAGGTCCCACATTTGTAAATTGTGCGGCAGTACGTTCAATAGGAAGCAACATCTCGAAAGACACATGCTCTGTCATCGTGATCAAATGTGATGTATCCGATAGTTCACTAGCCAGTGATGCCACACATCTTAATTCATTTGGTATGAAGACTTACCAATAGAATGGTTGCCACTATCACCAGACATTACACTTCACTGTTGTGATCATTTCAAAAATGCTTTTGCCCTGCGAACTGAACTCTGCACCCACATGTTCTCAAGGATTTGTGTCCTGTAGGTAATGGTTACAATTTACTCTCGATATCGGCTGTGTTGTCTCATAAGGATATGTTAACACGCTCTTCCGAAGAAACGTAAAACTGAAGAGCATGGAAGAAGTATCTTAAATGGAAGACTCTCATTGCCCATCTTTAAACGACCCTTCTGTTAACGTTGGAGAAAGCCGTACCATTGCGATACGTGCAAAAATTACTTTTACCCAGTGGAGTTATGTCCGAATCAACGTTTTAACCTTCCATATGTTTACAAAAAGACTGCTTCTCAGTGTCCGGTAGACTCCTATTATTGTATGTCCACCTCTTTTGTTTCTGCTGAGGTAAATGATGAGCATGTGAACGTCCTTGATTCCCGAAATTTTCTCTTATTGGGAACTGGTTTCTCTATGGAATCTGTTTAAAAATGTACTAAATATTTTCCCTCATCTGAAATATTAATTTATGCTAAATCCTCTAGTCTTAACACTTAAGCGCAGAGCTCGCAACACTCCGGCTCAATCACATGCTTTAAACGCATCCTAGCCTAACAAACTGTAGAAGGGCAGTAAGAGAATTTGAATTAAGTGTATTTAATATttgaaaaatcctattattttaATTGTTTACTGTTTGATGCAAGAACGTTCTATGTGATTTCGCACTATGATACTGAGCTTGATTCTTCCTAATAGGAAAAATCTGGTAGTTACTTGCACCtattaattttatgtaattttaataaCAGTGTCTGCCTGGAAATACATTTGTGTACATGCACCAAAGAATGGAATATATTATAATCctcacaaaattttctgttatgttggttagcggtTTTGAGGGATTCAGTTTTCACACAGGGACTGCACTATATACACTCCACTACAGGTAATATTTAAATTCTTCAGAGTGATGCATTTACAACTGTTGGGGTGATACAGATGCAGGGAGCAGGCTACAGGGGTACTTTGAAGCCCGAACACACAAGGCCTGGCTTGAAAGCGGGATTCATTTCTGGAAAATATCTATCCGTAAATCTTGCGGGAGAATCTGGAAGATGTACCTGTACGAttcatgaaattaatttcattttccttCCACTTTGACGATTATGTTGTAcgcctgttggccatgatcgttaaggcgtggcAGTCAA
The Anabrus simplex isolate iqAnaSimp1 chromosome 3, ASM4041472v1, whole genome shotgun sequence genome window above contains:
- the LOC136866905 gene encoding gastrula zinc finger protein XlCGF46.1 isoform X3 — its product is MTYLKEESKSELSEPGPSLKNTFEEHFKLDSTMECLKEETKPEWTKTGLTEPTAAIKDETIIEPTTVELVPRFKEENRTENVATLTKETVFLCSSCSKTFNCESDLKNHLLTHSAHFCAVCARTFSKKRSLMSHMLIHSDVIVHVCPVCSNAYAHKRNLRKHMVLHSGEKPYFCSLCESSFASKYQLQRHIFSHSTEKPYSCTVCSNTYRQRSHLQTHILSHSGERPHFCALCNNSFMTKYCLDRHMLTHTGEKQYRCEMCSSTFSTKHSLQRHMLKHNGVRSHICKLCGSTFNRKQHLERHMLCHRDQM
- the LOC136866905 gene encoding gastrula zinc finger protein XlCGF46.1 isoform X2 — protein: MLCEMDMAVEIKEEPVYLEEIGNTSLEHFKLDSTMECLKEETKPEWTKTGLTEPTAAIKDETIIEPTTVELVPRFKEENRTENVATLTKETVFLCSSCSKTFNCESDLKNHLLTHSAHFCAVCARTFSKKRSLMSHMLIHSDVIVHVCPVCSNAYAHKRNLRKHMVLHSGEKPYFCSLCESSFASKYQLQRHIFSHSTEKPYSCTVCSNTYRQRSHLQTHILSHSGERPHFCALCNNSFMTKYCLDRHMLTHTGEKQYRCEMCSSTFSTKHSLQRHMLKHNGVRSHICKLCGSTFNRKQHLERHMLCHRDQM
- the LOC136866905 gene encoding gastrula zinc finger protein XlCGF46.1 isoform X1, with translation MLCEMDMAVEIKEEPVYLEEIGNTSLEDYYLSEMTYLKEESKSELSEPGPSLKNTFEEHFKLDSTMECLKEETKPEWTKTGLTEPTAAIKDETIIEPTTVELVPRFKEENRTENVATLTKETVFLCSSCSKTFNCESDLKNHLLTHSAHFCAVCARTFSKKRSLMSHMLIHSDVIVHVCPVCSNAYAHKRNLRKHMVLHSGEKPYFCSLCESSFASKYQLQRHIFSHSTEKPYSCTVCSNTYRQRSHLQTHILSHSGERPHFCALCNNSFMTKYCLDRHMLTHTGEKQYRCEMCSSTFSTKHSLQRHMLKHNGVRSHICKLCGSTFNRKQHLERHMLCHRDQM